The uncultured Ilyobacter sp. genome has a segment encoding these proteins:
- a CDS encoding transposase yields MAKQLRKNIYFMWIAGNEKPNFRNINRFRSGKLENEIDDIFAKILLFLMEKGYVKYENYFLDGTNIEADARKFSFVWSKSTKKYDEALQR; encoded by the coding sequence ATTGCTAAACAACTTAGGAAGAATATATATTTCATGTGGATTGCAGGAAATGAAAAGCCTAATTTTAGAAATATCAATAGATTTAGAAGCGGAAAACTTGAAAATGAGATTGATGATATTTTTGCCAAGATATTATTATTTTTAATGGAAAAAGGATATGTGAAATATGAAAACTACTTTTTAGATGGAACAAATATAGAGGCTGACGCACGTAAATTTTCTTTTGTATGGAGTAAATCAACTAAGAAATACGATGAGGCTCTGCAAAGGTGA